In a single window of the Apteryx mantelli isolate bAptMan1 chromosome 11, bAptMan1.hap1, whole genome shotgun sequence genome:
- the LOC136992941 gene encoding olfactory receptor 14J1-like, with amino-acid sequence RPLHYGTLMGSRACVRMAAAVWASGLLNALLHTANTFSIPLCQGNILEQFFCEIPQILKLSCSDSYLREVGLLVVSSCLASGCFIFIVLSYVQIFTAVLRIPSEQGRHKAFSMCIPHLAVVSLFVSTGSFAYLKPPSISSPALDLVLAMLYAVVPPTLNPLI; translated from the coding sequence agacccctgcactatgggaccctcatgggcagcagagcttgtgtcagaatggcagcagctgtctgggccagtggtttactcaatgctctcctgcacactgctaacacattttcaataccactctgccaaggcaatatcttggagcagttcttctgtgaaatcccacagatcctcaagctctcctgctcagactcctacctcagggaagttgggcttctggtggttagtaGCTGTTtagcctctgggtgtttcattttcattgtgctgtcctacgtgcagatcttcactgctgtgctgaggatcccctctgagcagggacgacacaaagccttttccatgtgcatccctcacctggccgtggtctccctgtttgtcagcactggctcctttgcctacctgaagcccccctccatctcttccccagctctggatctggtgctggccatgctgtatgcagtggtgcctccaacattgaaccctctcatc